A stretch of the Halorussus vallis genome encodes the following:
- the hflX gene encoding GTPase HflX, with translation MQSTDAVLAKRADDGPADTDEIRALAEAAGYSVVGEVTQTRAEHPGLQFGPGKADELAATVAATGATTVVFDNELTPTQTCELAARCPDGTAVVDRYRLVLDIFEEQAGSKRATLQAERAKLAWDLPRIRESDDEQAMNRFTESGTRYYDVRDRIDELTRKLDDLADDAAARRERRREEGFEFVALVGYTNAGKSTLLHRLADDLDFAEREADHADFSATAEIEDRLFKTLETTTRRATVGGHRTLATDTVGFVDDVPTELVESFHGTLSATHDADCVALVVDAADPPAELRRKLETCLDLLGDEGAAPENALTVFNKVDLLDADELRARADAVADLAPDPVAVSATEGDGLDALRDRIATVLPDLREATLELPNDGEAMSLVSWLYDRADVEDVTYADDVVRIEFAGEASVVERAEAKAAGLRSSAR, from the coding sequence ATGCAATCAACAGACGCAGTACTCGCAAAGCGGGCCGACGACGGCCCGGCGGACACCGACGAAATCCGGGCGCTCGCCGAGGCGGCGGGCTACTCGGTCGTCGGCGAAGTGACCCAGACCCGCGCCGAACACCCCGGTCTCCAGTTCGGACCCGGAAAGGCCGACGAACTGGCGGCGACCGTCGCCGCGACCGGTGCCACGACGGTCGTGTTCGACAACGAACTCACGCCGACCCAGACGTGCGAACTCGCCGCGCGGTGTCCCGACGGCACTGCGGTCGTCGACCGCTACCGCCTCGTCCTCGACATCTTCGAGGAGCAAGCCGGGAGCAAACGGGCGACGCTCCAGGCAGAGCGCGCCAAACTGGCGTGGGACCTCCCGCGCATCCGGGAGTCCGACGACGAGCAGGCGATGAACCGCTTCACCGAGTCGGGGACGCGCTACTACGACGTTCGGGACCGCATCGACGAACTCACCCGCAAACTGGACGACCTCGCCGACGACGCCGCGGCCCGTCGCGAGCGCAGGCGGGAGGAAGGCTTCGAGTTCGTCGCGCTGGTCGGCTACACCAACGCCGGAAAGTCGACGCTGTTGCACCGCCTCGCCGACGACCTCGACTTCGCCGAACGCGAGGCCGACCACGCCGACTTCTCGGCCACCGCCGAAATCGAGGACCGACTGTTCAAGACGCTCGAAACCACGACCCGGCGGGCGACCGTCGGCGGCCACCGGACGCTGGCGACCGACACCGTGGGGTTCGTCGACGACGTGCCCACCGAACTGGTCGAGTCGTTCCACGGGACGCTCTCGGCGACCCACGACGCCGACTGCGTCGCGCTGGTCGTCGACGCCGCCGACCCGCCGGCCGAACTCCGCCGAAAGCTCGAAACCTGCCTCGACCTCCTCGGCGACGAGGGAGCGGCTCCGGAGAACGCCCTCACGGTCTTCAACAAGGTCGACCTGCTCGACGCCGACGAACTCCGGGCCAGGGCCGACGCCGTCGCCGACCTCGCGCCCGACCCCGTGGCGGTCAGCGCGACCGAGGGCGACGGACTCGACGCCCTCCGGGACCGAATCGCGACAGTGCTCCCCGACCTCCGGGAGGCGACCCTCGAACTGCCGAACGACGGCGAGGCGATGAGTCTCGTGTCGTGGCTCTACGACCGCGCCGACGTCGAGGACGTGACCTACGCCGACGACGTCGTGCGAATCGAGTTCGCGGGCGAGGCGTCGGTGGTCGAGCGAGCGGAGGCGAAAGCCGCGGGACTCCGTTCCTCGGCCCGCTGA
- a CDS encoding phosphosulfolactate synthase encodes MADRAFDFLHHNDRPEKPREKGITEIRGPYYDPMGPRELRDILETMGRYVDIYKFSGGSFALMPEDAVRELIDVCHEHDVRVSTGGFIENVLVRDHDKVERYVEEAENLGFDIVEISSGFLATGTDDMVALTEMVQEYDVKPKPEINVQFGAGGASDPEELERGGQQSPEQAIEEGRRHLEAGADLLMVEAEGITEEVKEWRTDVAYQIANELGIENLVFEAPGPEMFEWYIKNFGPNVNLFVDNSQIVELECMRSGLWGKISSWGRTVTYSRE; translated from the coding sequence ATGGCAGACAGAGCATTCGACTTCCTGCACCACAACGACCGACCCGAGAAACCGAGAGAGAAGGGAATCACCGAGATTCGCGGGCCGTACTACGACCCGATGGGGCCGAGGGAACTGCGCGACATCCTCGAAACGATGGGCCGGTACGTCGACATCTACAAGTTCAGCGGCGGATCGTTCGCGCTGATGCCCGAGGACGCCGTCCGCGAACTCATCGACGTCTGCCACGAACACGACGTGCGCGTGTCGACCGGCGGGTTCATCGAGAACGTCCTCGTCCGCGACCACGACAAGGTCGAGCGGTACGTCGAGGAGGCGGAGAACCTCGGTTTCGATATCGTCGAGATCTCCAGCGGGTTCCTCGCGACCGGCACCGACGACATGGTGGCGCTGACCGAGATGGTCCAGGAGTACGACGTCAAACCCAAACCCGAAATCAACGTCCAGTTCGGCGCGGGCGGCGCCTCCGACCCCGAGGAACTGGAGCGCGGCGGCCAGCAGAGCCCCGAGCAGGCCATCGAAGAGGGCAGGCGCCACCTGGAGGCGGGCGCCGACCTGCTGATGGTCGAAGCCGAGGGTATCACCGAGGAGGTCAAGGAGTGGCGCACCGACGTCGCCTACCAGATTGCAAACGAACTGGGCATCGAGAACCTGGTGTTCGAGGCGCCCGGCCCGGAGATGTTCGAGTGGTACATCAAGAACTTCGGGCCGAACGTCAACCTGTTCGTCGACAACTCCCAGATCGTCGAACTCGAGTGCATGCGCTCGGGCCTCTGGGGCAAGATCAGCAGTTGGGGCCGGACCGTCACGTACAGTCGGGAGTGA